ATACTTGTGCAAATGCTTTGGCTGATCATATTTCAGGAAATGTAGATGAATTTGCTAAACTTATGAATGAAAAAGCTAAAGAACTTGGTGCTACACATACAAACTTTAAGAATCCTAGTGGTATGCCTGATCCTGAACACATAACTACAGCACATGATTTAGCTCTATTTTTAAGAGAAGCTATGAATAATAAAATATATATGGAAATCTCTCAGACTCCTTCTTACACCCTAACATTAAAAAATGCTCCAACTAGAACATATCCAGTAAATAATAAGAATTACTTGATTAATAAAAATTCTAGATATTTTTATCAATTTGCTATCTGCGGAAAAGATGGGTATACTACAAAGTCAAACCACACTTATGTAGCCGCTGCTGAAAAAGATGGGCATGTACTTGTAGCTGCTTTTTTAAATGCACTTGACAAAGATCAAAATTTCCATGACATGCAATCTGTTTTTAATTATGGATTTAATAATTATTCTTTAGTTCATCTTTATAAACAGGGTGATGAAGTTTCTCAATATAAAATAACAAATAATCTCACTATACCAGTTTTGAGTTCAAAAAATATAGATTATGTTGTTCCTAAAGGAAAAGAAAATTCAGTAACTTCTGAAATGAAAATTGATGATAAAGATTTGAGTAAAGAATCCTTTGAAAAAAATGATAATATTTTAAAGGGAACTGTATTGGTTAATGGGAAAAACTATATGACTGTTGATTTGCAGGCAGGAGCTTCACATCATTATGATTTATCTGTGAAGGCTTTAACTGAAAACGCTTCTCCTACTGTATATATCGGCAGTGCAGCAGTCATTTTAGCAGGATTATTTGGAATAAAAAAACTCGTAGATATTAAATCTAAAAAATAGTTAATTATATATAAATCAAGGGAAGCAAATTTATGCTTCCCTTAATTTATATATAAGATCTAATTAATATGGTACATCTCAATTAGTGAAGATTCTCTGAAGGAAAAGTGAATATCCAATATGCGAGAATCAAAAAGTTCATATACCCAGCTTTTATATTTTGAAACATGAACCCGCTTCATTAATTGACAACTAATCACTTTATTTTGAAGTCAAATATCCACAAGCTGTTAAATATTCAGCAGATAAAACTCCTCCACCTGCTGCTCCTCTTAAGGTATTATGAGAAAGACATACAAACTTGTAATCAAATATCTTATCTTCTCTTAATCTTCCCATACATATTCCCATTCCATTTTCATAATCTCTATCTAAATTAGTTTGAGGTCTATTTTCCTCAGTAAAATATTTCAAAAACTTTTTAGGAGCACTTGGTAGATTTAAAACTACTTCTGGTGCTTTAAAATTTTCCCATAACTCTATTATTTTATCTTTTGAAGGCTTTTTCTTAAAGCTTACATAAACTGCTGCTAAATGCCCATTTGTTACTGGTACTCTTATGCATTGAGTTGTAATAATAGGATTTTTAGCATTTACAACTTTTCCATTTTCTATTTGTCCCCATATTTTTAATGGTTCATTTTCACTTTTTTCTTCTTCACCACCAATGAAAGGAATAACATTGTCCAAAATTTCTGGACATTCTTTAAATGTCTTTCCAGCACCGGAAATTGCTTGATAGGTGCAGGCAAGAATTGTTTGTGGTTCATATTCTATAAGAGCGTTTATTGGAGGCACATAACTTTGTATTGAACAATTAGGCTTTACTGCTATAAATCCTCTCTTAGTACCCAAACGCTTCTTCTGGCTTTCAATAATTCGTGCATGGTCACCATTAATTTCTGGAATCAACACTGGCACATCTTCAACATTTCTATTAGCTGAATTATTAGAAATAACAGGAGTTTCATACTTTGCATAGTCTTCTTCAAGTAATTTTGTATGCTCTTTATCTAATGAAATTGCACAAAAAACAAAATCAACCATATTACTGATTTCTTCAACTTCAAAGGCATCCTTTACTATCATGTTTTTATATTTTTCAGGCAAAGCAATATTCATCTTCCATCTGTTTTCAACCGCTTTTTCATAAGTTATCCCTGCTGAATTTTTACTTGCAGCAAGTACAGTTACTTCAAACCAAGGATGATTTTCCAATAGACACGCAAATCTCTGTCCAACCATACCTGTTGCTCCTATTATTCCAACCTTTAATTTCTTGTTCATTAAAA
The window above is part of the Clostridium saccharoperbutylacetonicum N1-4(HMT) genome. Proteins encoded here:
- the asd gene encoding aspartate-semialdehyde dehydrogenase, with the translated sequence MNKKLKVGIIGATGMVGQRFACLLENHPWFEVTVLAASKNSAGITYEKAVENRWKMNIALPEKYKNMIVKDAFEVEEISNMVDFVFCAISLDKEHTKLLEEDYAKYETPVISNNSANRNVEDVPVLIPEINGDHARIIESQKKRLGTKRGFIAVKPNCSIQSYVPPINALIEYEPQTILACTYQAISGAGKTFKECPEILDNVIPFIGGEEEKSENEPLKIWGQIENGKVVNAKNPIITTQCIRVPVTNGHLAAVYVSFKKKPSKDKIIELWENFKAPEVVLNLPSAPKKFLKYFTEENRPQTNLDRDYENGMGICMGRLREDKIFDYKFVCLSHNTLRGAAGGGVLSAEYLTACGYLTSK
- a CDS encoding D-alanyl-D-alanine carboxypeptidase family protein, yielding MKRILKRINILFLFLFCFVYTTAQAETTPPEINAQGCALLDASTGQVLFGKNEESTFEPASTTKVMTALIALQKCKLDDEVTVQEDYLKVGGTGVGLLKGDVLTVRDLLYGLILHSDNTCANALADHISGNVDEFAKLMNEKAKELGATHTNFKNPSGMPDPEHITTAHDLALFLREAMNNKIYMEISQTPSYTLTLKNAPTRTYPVNNKNYLINKNSRYFYQFAICGKDGYTTKSNHTYVAAAEKDGHVLVAAFLNALDKDQNFHDMQSVFNYGFNNYSLVHLYKQGDEVSQYKITNNLTIPVLSSKNIDYVVPKGKENSVTSEMKIDDKDLSKESFEKNDNILKGTVLVNGKNYMTVDLQAGASHHYDLSVKALTENASPTVYIGSAAVILAGLFGIKKLVDIKSKK